AACACAAATATATCCAGCTAAATTGTTCTTCACTGAATGTTCACATCACTGCATGAACATTTACCCGCAGAGAAAATGACCAGCAGAGGAGAGGACATAGTTCATGGACCCCCAGATGTCACTGATCTGTGCAGCTCTGCGTTGTCACTCAACCAAGAGGACCAATCAGACTGCATGCCCTCACATATATTCAATTTTAGTGAAGCAGACATATCTGACTTTTTCATGGAAAAGGAAGTTAATATGGTATGCAAAGCTCTCTTTAACGTGAAACTACATACCGTAGATTGATTACCTTTTTACAAAATGGGGCTCTTCATGTGTATTATTTTTCACTGTGTGTGACCAGAAAACATATGAGCCTGACCAGCAAGAGGAAACAGCTGCATGCTTCAATCAAGACCTCTCCTGGGCGCTGTCTGAAACCACTCAGGACCTTCTGACTGACCTTCACTCAGAGGATCCAGCAGCCACAGGCTCAGGGGATTTAGAGCCGGGTCAGCAGGACTTCTCCCTCCTCACCCCTGTGAGCAGCTCAATTTTCCCCTCACAGCTTCACTTCTCTGGTAGCTCTCTGACCCCCAGCATAACCTGCGACCTCATAACCACCTCTGCTCCTTCTGATAACACCAATGAGTGCTCCCTCCAAGCCCAATTACAGATGGATGTCAAGAGCACCTCAGCCTGGCTTGAACAATACAACATGGGCCTTTGCTTGAAAGCCTCCACTGGCCTTCTACCTACTAAAGCACCAGGAGCGACTTTTACATCAGGTAAAGCATTTTCAATTTTCTTTATACTTAAGAATAAACACTACTATTCATATACCACCATTTACAACCAAATAgtgtacacgggtctgtaaagaTAAGGaaacatgttgtctttttttaGAGCTTATTAAACATTGCAAAAGCTTCTTACACGTGCTAATTGAATACCCCATTGACGTCCTTGCTAGCATTGGTCTAAGCATGAATAATTTGTGTTTGTGTTCTGGAGGGATGTAATTATATGTCAGAGGGGCCGCTGTTCACATCATGGTGCAGCACACAGGTACATGTAGCAGAGGCAGGGGGTCTGCGCTGTGAGGAGAGGGGGACTGGTGAGGAAGTGAAGTGTCAGAGATTGGTTCCCTTAACCTTGCTGAAGCAGTCAGTCATCCATAAAACAACCCCTTCAACCCCCTCCCCCACTCTTTCTATGAGGGGTGTATACCGTCTTCCACTGCAGGCAGACCTCCCTCCATCTGCCGCGTTGTGCTCATCACCGCGGGGCCTCAGGGGTCCACGGCCTATTGCCCCTTGCTGATGCCCCAACCTTGTCAGCGGGACAAGGGTTAAAGACATGAGAGTGGAGAAATGTTGCATACAATTAAAAGGATAGTGTCAAATAGGCAGCCTCTGGATTACAGATTAAGTCTGATATGGATCATTAGAACTGGTGAAGTATCATTAGAAACAAAGAGATCATTTTGATGTTATATTCACGTTTTTGTTTCCGTTCATCCACAGAGGATAAGAGGCCTTCTTTTGTTCTGGGCCAACCATACTCCAACAGTCTGGTTAACTTCATGGACTTCACTGCAACAAAGAAAGGCGACAGCAGCGATGGCGAACAGGTACCTTTTACTGATGATACGTGCTGTGCATGGAGCTACGGTGTGTTCGTCATAAGGAGATGTAAGCCAGTGGGAACAGTAGGGGTCACTGTTGTTCCAGTTAAGGACCCGAACAGCAGCTCTGATTCGATGATCTCATTTCTGGTCCCTGATGATTTAGCCCCATCACAACCCAGCAGGTGCCCTCTTTACTACCCTTCATCCCTCTTTCTCCTGTCCTCAAGCATTAACACAGCTGCTTTAAGATCCCAGCTTACAATGATGTCATTTTACAAATGTGAAGGCTGTATTTGAGGGGGTATCAATCAATTGTGTTGTTTCTTGAAGTGCAGACTTAAGAGAAACAATTATTCGTCTAAAATATAATATCTGAAGCTGATGTCGTCACCTCTTTATATTgcataattataatgttgtgcaTCGACTTGAACAAGCACTGTCAAATCATTGCACAGAAATGACCATGTAATTGTTTTACTGAGAGTTGATTGGATAATTGTTTGATTGGGATGCAGTCAcctaattatttttgttgagatTTGGGGACCATATGGAGCTTGGCAGGTGAAACGTTTACGCCATGTTAATTAATGATAATTATACCTCAGGCCTGAGTAGCATGCACTGTACAAACAGTGTGTGTTTATCACAACCAATCTACTTTGGTTGTACAGTGCATGTTTGTAGTGAATGCATTACACCCATTAACTTGCACTCTCAGTGTGAGTGTGTTTCCGGGGGGTTGTGTTGAAAGCAGTGCTGTTAGTTATCTAATTGTTCATCCTGGCTAGAAATGATGCCGTGTAGGATTAGCTTAATTGTCAGATATGAATGACTAATGTGTGAAAATGAGTTTAGGACAAACCCTTACTGGCTGATCAAACCATAATCTATGTAATGGAATAGTGGCTAAAGATAAGAACATCAGGATATTAAACATAGTAATTAGTGTTAGCTATAAATTCTGATCTTGTCTCGTATGACCTCATGCGTGACTGTTTATTATGATTGTTTTGGCTAACTTGTAAACGAGATATTCACCGTGTTCAAAACCAAGTAATCGATCAAATGGAAAAAGCTCACAAAGAGATCATATCCGCTTAAAAAGATATCACAGAGTGGAATATTATCGACTTTGCTGTCTTTATGAAAATACCAATATGTTCACAGACGGAGGCGGGGAGTAGTGTTGGATGATGTTGAAACGTTCAGGATCCGAGGGGAGACGAATGGCCTCTATTAGGAGCATTTAATCAGTGCACCCATTCTCCTGCGCCCCTCTGGGGAAAGATTAATGGGTACAGGATATTTCATCAGGCCATCCACATCACTGCCCAGGATATGAGGCTGTAATTGTGTCTGTTTTCTGCTTTTGTTTCGTGTTACAGGCAGACAAAGAGGAGCCTGCGGGTTGGAGCAGTTTGGGGAAAGGTTCACAAGGTGCCATAAGAAGTGGGAGAACACTACGGAAAGGGAAACGAGTGAAGAGAGCATGAAGACATAAAACACATCTAGTTTATGAACTGAATGGAATATATTTGCTAAGTCTataacatttgtattgattcagATCAGATTCACATTGTAATGTAAGGATAAACTTGCACCAAATGAACTGACTGAAACCGACAGGCTTGGTGAGCACCGCATAGACTTTTCACCTTGAAGTGATCCGTCTCCCCTTCCTCATCAATCAGCGGGTCAGTATAATCTGATGGCTGTTGCTTCTGCTTCTATCAGCAACCTTTCCCACCCGCTGATATTGTCCTGCCACACCTTTTTCCCTCCACGGTCAGAAACACTCATTAATGGATTTCTCAGGGATTATTGATAAACACAAACTATTAAATATGTAACTCAATAAAAAAGAATAATGTTGGCTTATATTGTGTATGTGTATTATCTGTTCACAAGGGTCCATGTTAGTCCATTTTAAACATAAATGCTCTTCACAACAAATGCAGTGTGGTGTCCTTGAAAATAATTCTGCACTTAAGATTCTTGACTGTTTTCTTTCCTCTAGAAAAAAGGATGTTTGCTTTGCTGCCATtgcatctcatgaaaaatggatgACCTCCCAGTGCTTTCTGCTGCCCATCGCTCCCATATTTGCACATAGCCAAGGGACTGCATTTGGGTTAGCATCCTCCTACctcacccccctccctcccacgTTAGCTTGTTCTGGGGGTGAATAACTTAACACATATTTCAGCTTGACACACTTGTGCTCTGGGTCTCCCCTGGGTGGCCAGTTCACGAGCCCACACATGCTGCATTATTTAAAAGTGTGGTCCGGAGTTCTGTGTGTGGATGTGCATGTAATCTCCTGTTTGTGTTAAGCAGGAATGCCTTATAGAGTTATTCTGATGTACTCTGTGACCTTGCAGGTGTGGCAGCAGCTCTGATACCAGGTGATGTCTGAAGTCTAGCCAGAACATTAGCATGGCAGCATAGTTATGGTTCACTTCATGTGCTCTGATTTTCTATTAGAAAAGGAGAGAATGCTGTGTTACAAGCAGTGTAATACATCAACAAAAAAAGGTCTAAACTGCAACTTGATGTATTATAAGGAAATAGTCTTCTGGACAATTTATCATATACGAATAAAGATCTGCCAGAGAAAAATGCATAAGGAGCATGAAACACAAGTTACAATACCTAATGTTGTCTAAAAGCAGACCTCGAGCACACATGCACATAAGCACACGCAATGACTCAAGCTAATCTGAGAGCTGATAACATCATGGAAAAAAGAGAGCTGTGGAGCAGCAAAATGACACATAAATCATGTGCAAGGGAGAGCATGCAAAATGCGGCACTTTGGATACAAATAACCATCTCTCTGGTCTGGGAAGCTCTAAATCTTTGTGCATGTCTATGCACACAAATCATTCATATTTGTTTTGGTGCGCACACTGCATGCATGCTAGTCTGTAAAGAAGCTGGTCTCTTTGCTGCTTCCCTTTTATCTGAAGGTATTTTCATCCCATTGTGCAGCATCTGTGGACTACATCAAGGACATCATTGAGGTAAGAACATCAGACAGAGGGTCTGACTATGCAGGGGCCTTGCCCACTGGAGGGCACTGTGAGCGGCGGAGAGGCTGGGTGGTCGAGGGGCGGTGAGACACCTTGGCCAGCTCACCAGATGGGCTCAGTGAAGCGTGTCAGATGGCTGTGACAGCTACCTGCCCTTCCTTAAGGACTGTCACCATGTATAAACAAACCATTACTCTCATTTCTGAGtacagtcagtgtgtgtgtgtgtgtgtgtgtgtgtgtgtgtgtgtgtgtgtgtgtgtgtgtgtgtgtgtgtgtgtgtgtgtgtgtgtgtgtggtgtgtgtgtggcctagcattactatacttgtggggacctacatctgtttacacagtcacgtgtggggactcgcctcgcttatggggacaaattggaggtccccataagggggatcattaattttagggtgaagacttggttagggttaggattagggtaaggttaagggtaagggttaggcatgtgttggttatggttaaggttaggataagtctccaggaaatgcatgtaagtcaatgtaatgtcccctgaagtgatgtatacatggtgtgtgtgtgtgtgtgtgtgtgtgtgtgtgtggtgtgtgtgtgtgtgtgtgtgtgtgtgtgtgtgtgtgtgtgtgtgtgtgtgtgtgtgtgtgtgtgtgtgtgtgtagggttgCAGGTGTGTACAAGGGCATGATTGCACTGGCCACCTCAAATAAACATTATCTGAAAAGTTACACCAAGCGTACGAGAACAATTGTACGCTATGGCAATTTTTTACAATCTtgaattttcttttaaatagatAATTACCATATTACCAAATATGTATGCTGGATGTTGGgtacattattcaaatgttATGTTCTTTTCATGTTTCAAGTGTGCAGGACAGGAGAATAGGTTATGTCATCATGCCAAGTTTGATGTCTTATTTGGGCTGTGGATGTGTTTTGTTTGTCattgtttttattcaaaaatgttcttttgttttttttacgtcATGCATACATGTATTGTTCTGCAGGGTATTGTGTAATTTTGTTAAGTTTTGGGTTTTTCATTGTTGTatagttttttttatgttttgttgTGTTCTCCACCCATGTTTGTGGAAAGTGGGAACATTTTCTTTCAGTAAGGTGGGGAACGCATGTACATTGGGTTGAGAGGTCATGTGTTTTGAGCATGCACAGTCTGTCCTGAAGTTGTGAAGGAGAGTGTGGTGTGACTCTACAATAATAAACGGAGGTGCTGTCTGTGACGCTCCAAAAAGTACTAAAGTTCCTAAGTTCTTGTTACACAGAAGTATCTTTGAAGCCTTAACACCTCGGACACTATGATTTTTCATCACCCTAACCTATGACTTTTTCATGATATTTTCCATGTAGGCCTACTAAAATATACCTTTTTTGAACATACTATAATATAACTCTTTTCATGTTCtttcaacatactataataTACTACTATGTCGTTTTTTCAACATACTCTACTGTGACTTTTTCATTAGATTTGACAATACCATCATTGTCAGACTACACtgaagttgtgtatgatatgataTTAAACATTTTGAATCTTTGAATTTAGAGTCATATAAGTGTTAACTATCCGTGTAAATGAGAGGACCAGTGAAGATCTCCACAGCTGGATGCAGATCAGATGTATTGTGGACCCCTGGAGCCCCCCCCAGCAGTTTGAGCGTCGGATGCTGCTCCGCTCATCGCTGCCTCCACTGCGCAGCCGCAGTTTCTCCTGGAcgcagagagcagcagaggcagATAGAAAAATGGCCCTCGATAATTTAATTTTCGGGCAATGCATCCTTTATTTTTTTGCCTTCGTTTTCGGCTTCATCGCAGTGGTGCCTATGTCTGAAAACACGGAGGATTTCGGAGGgaaatgcctgctcttcacgCGGGGAATGTGGCAAAACGAGAACATCACGGTGTCGAAGCAGCGCTTTATCGTGGAGGAGTGGGGACCCGAGTCCTCGTGCAGCTTCATCACTTTTGTCGGGATATCGTCCCTCATACTGTCCGCAGTGCAGGCATGGAGGCTGCTCTTCTTACTGTGCAAAGGACACGACGAGTGAGTGACCGTTCACTTGTGCTCTGTCAACACAATTCAATACAGCGCTATTAAAAGCTCAGGGCATGCTGCATCACGTAGGGCTCAATGTagaagtgtttttatttggcCATCTCCCATGCCCTTCCATATGTGTTATTCTGGCACTGCGTGTAATGTAGGCTATGCTATGATGAATGCCATATAATGAGTATATAACAAGGACTAGTCATTGTGGTCCTCCATTAAAAAGATGGAGGCAATACACTGTTGCCTTTGAAACATCTAAGTCACTGCCTACTGTGGCTAACATACAGTATTTCCAACCTAGGTCATAATTTTCACGTCTGACTGGAAGGGCATTATAAACACACATAACTAAATAAAGCCATGTGATAGACCTGATATGGATAATGTAAACATAAATCAGGGATTTCACAGTTTTATCCTCTGTTCTACCTGTCTGCAGCTCCATCTTTAACGCATTCCTCAACCTGCTGATCAGCTCCCTGGTGGTGTTCACAGTCTTCCTGTCCAGCACCATCATCAGTGTTGGTTTCAACATGTGGTGCGACTCCGTCACAGAGGGTGGAACTATGCCCAGCAGGTAAGAGAGCAGTACACAAACTCAATTCTTCAGAACATTTCCTTTTACAATGCAGCGGTCGTCCTCAACACCAGCTTTTGTGTCATATTTTAGTTGTGAAGACCTGCAGGACACTGATCTAGAACTCGGCCTGGACAACTCGGCTTTCTACGACCAGTTTGCTATAGCTCAGGTAAGACTATGGTTAATATCCTTCAGGAAAGATAACCACATCCTGAATTCTAGTTATTTACAATGATTTCCTTCTGTCTCCAGTTCGGCCTGTGGGCTGCGTGGCTCACTTGGCTTGGGATCGCGGTGATGGCCTTCCTTAAGGTCTACCACAACTACAGACAAGAGGACCTTCTGGACAGCCT
The sequence above is drawn from the Pseudochaenichthys georgianus chromosome 22, fPseGeo1.2, whole genome shotgun sequence genome and encodes:
- the LOC117468138 gene encoding transmembrane protein 179, with translation MALDNLIFGQCILYFFAFVFGFIAVVPMSENTEDFGGKCLLFTRGMWQNENITVSKQRFIVEEWGPESSCSFITFVGISSLILSAVQAWRLLFLLCKGHDDSIFNAFLNLLISSLVVFTVFLSSTIISVGFNMWCDSVTEGGTMPSSCEDLQDTDLELGLDNSAFYDQFAIAQFGLWAAWLTWLGIAVMAFLKVYHNYRQEDLLDSLIHEKDLLLGRSSRRNSDLKSGLI